Within Planococcus citri chromosome 2, ihPlaCitr1.1, whole genome shotgun sequence, the genomic segment CCAAGCACAATAATATAAAAAACCACGTTTAGTGCGGCTGCTCAGATAAACACATTACGTAATGTACATACATGTTTGGATACCGTCAATTATGCCTCGTTCCTCCGCCCCCCGCCCCCaatcaaatgttcaaaattgcaaagaagtatttcgttgaatttttgatttttttcaacatttttagggTAACGAACTTAGATAatgaacatgaaaattttttggatattatGATTAAATGGTGAGTTGGACTTTGATAAATAAAGGTTTCCTGCAGAATTGCCATTCTCATGAATTTTCTGATCGATTAATTcgagaaatctcaaatttcatttGTTCGGTAACAAATTGATTatctttcaaatgaaaaaaaaaatgagcaaaattcattaaatagtTGCCGAAATATCTTCCTCGAAAGTGGTGTATCTTAAATGTAAAAACGTTACTGATAACAGCTATGAAGTGTAGGTACCCTTAGTCCTCAACTAACAGATAGTTTTTAAACCTACTTAAGTAAACTCGCATACCTATGTAAATATGAGTTATTGTTTACCGATAGATAATGAGTTTTAACTCGTAGTCACAGTATGCTTATTTTCTCTACACTCGAACCAATATACACCTTCACCAagttgaatatttcatttcacgTACTGGTTTCTGTTCATCTCAGTTCACTGCACCAATCAACATAACAAACAAATCGCactaaaataaacgaatttattGCTACGAACTCGATTAAGTTTCACATAAGActtaaaagtaggtacacttttttttcgaaacggCTTATATCAAAGAGAGCAACAAGCATTTTGCATTGCATTGACGTCTTGCGTGAGATTAGCAAACAAAATAGGTTTTTATCACGTCTTTTATGGGACTTCTGCATACTGGacattttcggttttctcgatCCGCCAATATCAATTCAGTACAAGTGTAACAGGTACAAACATGGCCACATTTGTACAAAACGCAGTCTAGTTTCGCCTTCAGACACACACAACATTTGCTGCGGTTCATTTTCACGATTCCATTCTGTAAATAAATAATGTTATTTGAATtagaattttggagaaaaaaggaaGACCTTTTTCTTGAAATGGGACAAAATGATAATCTATcgaagtgtaggtataggagCACTTTGTGtgtttaaattttcagttaGAAGTATTCATTTATCTACcccttttaacaattttcaactttcgagatatctttccagtaattttttcaccCTTCATTTAAAGAGAACAGTCCTCAGTAAACCttcgtagaaattttttgattataagAAATAATGACGTTATCCTTCGGCTTATCATATCTTCACAAACGAAGCGTTAAATGCTGATTATGCCTACACATGTAAACTCACATGTAGGTAATTTCAATAGATGTAACTATCCTCAAGCTGTAGTAcatattttagtgaaaaatattCATGCATGGGTAGGTAATGGTTTTCTTACATTTGGAATCAGACCATTTGATATGACGTTTGGCAGCGTAATAGAATCAAAATTCCGCACTCCGCTCTCAATAATTTCTGATTCGGTCCCATCAgcagtttttttgttcattaacTCGTGTAtaacctgaaaaatgaaatcaattctTGAAATCGAAGGCGAAATTATTCTGGATGTTTGCATAAAAGTTGGTACGCAGAAGGAGGTTAATGAAGGCTAATTTAGCAGGTACTAGGTACTCCTTTTTGGTGAAACTTTGATGTTTTGAGCTTTCGACGAAAAAATCTCGATCATTACAAGACTCAGAggtgaaaaatgtttatttttattccagaagacattcaaaaaaacgagttgaaaACCCCCTACCCCTTATTTTTAGTCAGCTGAAACGGTAGCCATGATCTCCAGAaccgtttgaaaatttggtaaaaaaaaatcacagaagaACCACCAAGTccaaatgaaatgattttttttttaaattttaaactattTATTGTACCTACCGATTGAGTTTTTGAGGAGAAGGGCAACCATCCCAAGATTTAGAACATGATTTCAATGAGAAGAGCCATCAAAACCGTTTTTaggaatcgtttttttttttttttttttttttttttttggttcccttacttactattgtttttttttttttttaccaaacttgaatgagaattcgagttttttaggcaaaatgagcgaaataaaaagaaaaattttcaaaattttcaatttttgatgtattcTGGAACTAaagccatattttgaaaccgtTTTTTTGATCCCATTAAAAGTTATCTATTAAAACAGTGTAAGATTTTTGAATCATACTATGCCTAATGTATACCCAAGTGTATAAGCTGAAGCCATCTATCAATTAGCGAAACTTCACTAAATTACTAAACCTCGAAAGCATTCATTAACATTAACATCTTAACAGAAGCCTGGAAATGAATACCTTAATACCTATTTGTATCAGATTTACCTCGAAATTTAAATCATCTTCGGCATCGTGAATGTGATTACGAGCCTCGACAATATCTTCTTCAGACATCCACAGatccattttcaaaacattattcTCTTCTTCGTTTAAATTATACAGGCTGTTGGGCAAATTCAAATCGTCGATAGCTGCACGCAACTCTTGGGTGTTTTTTTGAAGAGCATCTTTCCTGACGACGAGATCTTCTTTTAAACGGTCGATTTTATCCAGAATATCTCCAAGTTTTCCTcgagatttttgtaatttacgtCGAACTTCTAGTAAATCATCATCCGCATCGTAAACGTTTTCATTTAAATCGTGAATGGAACGTAGCTGAAACAAATCGTTCGGGTAACtaaataaatattattaaaaatgcaTGGGAATCGATTATATGCATATTTCATCGAGTGTCTGGTTTGACAAAAGTGGgtattgaaaatgtaaattgaattcatttgacctgaattgttttttgttattcgtCAAGTTGAGCACATGTAGTTCTTATTTTGGTTTGGTTCGACTTTGAgttcataatacgagtatgtttaaataataataaccagccgaatcgaaaaaatgtttgacgaaaaaaatgagcacaataTGGTATCCTGCATGTGTATATTTGGTTCATATGGTGAACAGATTATAGGGattcattccatgtcaattgcAATGGAAGTTGTCCCAAACAATATAAAATTTCTGTAAGACTTCAATATAATCGTAATTgcgtgaaaaaaatactaataacCAGTAATCTGGAAATATGTAATTGTACTCGTAACTTGTAAGTAACTAAAAAGTGAATTAAACTCACCAAACCGCCAATTCCTTGGAACCTTCTTGTTCTCCATTTAGTCTCACGAATACACCCTCGTCCTCTTAATGGTCTCTGATGAACAACGTacgtaaattgaaattacttctgatttaaaatgaataaaaaatattttaaaatctttcaGTAATCGCTGGGTAGGTACCTGAGGCAACGCCGCTCGATTCATGTCGTTGAACGTGCACACACAAACGCTGAACTCGAACTAATCGTCTAGAAACATATGTTTCAGATATCGTTCCATGTCGTGGAAGGGTATCATTCTCAGCGGACCAATATTTACGATAAGGACTTTTTCGTGAGAAAACACGAGATTCTGTAATGATCATGAATTTTAGGTTGAGGCAAAAAAGCAGATGTGATTGCATCCGTTGAATggttcatttcatttaaaaattaaaattttaattgaatattGAATCATTCGCTAGTTTTTTGTAAtacaatttataaaatgttcataattattttgtatGCAATCTGGAAGGctgattgcaatttttcaaaacaattcgaACGATCATATAAGTACTTAATGCtccgaaaaaaatgagaataaaaaagGATGTTCTATCATTACTGCAATTCCTGCCCAGCATAATCAAAATACTTATGTAAAAGTTCATTTCCTGACATTATGTTtgttacacttttttttttcttgttcggGTGTTTAATTAGGAGTGATTTCGACGACGAAATCAAACCAGAACGAAACAAAGTCAGTGTGACTGTCAAGGACGATGACTtcttgaaaaacaattaaaaatatgCTAATAAATTAGAGCCGACGAATAAATTACCTAACGGATGGGAAAATGATGTAGAAAGAATCCAGCGACGAGGGAGAATAAAAACGGTCATATTTGCGAAAGTGTTTCATAATGAGTCTTTTCGTTTGAGAAAAATCTATCTTAGGTATGGATTGTATATAGTAACCCTTCAAGAAATGAATTACGTCAATTAATAATTCTGTTCTTAAGGGTATGTCTGTTTTGTTGATAGCTatttggagggaggggggagagatTA encodes:
- the LOC135837005 gene encoding baculoviral IAP repeat-containing protein 3-like: MNRAALPQRPLRGRGCIRETKWRTRRFQGIGGLLRSIHDLNENVYDADDDLLEVRRKLQKSRGKLGDILDKIDRLKEDLVVRKDALQKNTQELRAAIDDLNLPNSLYNLNEEENNVLKMDLWMSEEDIVEARNHIHDAEDDLNFEVIHELMNKKTADGTESEIIESGVRNFDSITLPNVISNGLIPNNGIVKMNRSKCCVCLKAKLDCVLYKCGHVCTCYTCTELILADRENRKCPVCRSPIKDVIKTYFVC